The following proteins are encoded in a genomic region of bacterium HR17:
- a CDS encoding Hydroxypyruvate reductase: MKPIVVLCGSFPPVAEERLMRAATVVKVSIDRTALQRALADADALILRNMPFVDDALLAGATQLKVIGRYGVGVDNIDLDAARRRNIRVVFTPGANADAVAEHTLALLLALAKRLRFWHEALVRGNYHLRWTERNTELQGKTLGIIGFGHVGRAVAQRAKAFGLQLLVHDPLVPEEVIEALGAACVALDELLRRSDFVTLHVPLTEQTRHLINRERVALMKQGALLINTARGEVCDLDALYDGLQSGRLAGVALDVFPNEPPDVSHPLFRHPHFLGTPHVAAHTPETLERMALVVAEQVLKVLRGEEPDFAVV, translated from the coding sequence ATGAAGCCCATCGTCGTCCTTTGTGGGTCGTTCCCGCCTGTTGCTGAGGAGCGGTTAATGCGCGCGGCGACCGTTGTCAAGGTCTCTATTGACCGCACCGCGCTACAGCGGGCGCTCGCCGATGCGGACGCCCTCATCTTGCGCAATATGCCGTTCGTGGACGACGCGTTGCTGGCAGGTGCCACGCAATTGAAGGTCATCGGGCGCTACGGCGTTGGCGTGGACAACATTGACCTTGACGCCGCCCGACGGCGCAACATTCGCGTCGTGTTCACGCCCGGCGCCAACGCCGATGCGGTCGCTGAACACACGCTTGCGTTGCTGTTGGCGTTAGCCAAGCGGTTGCGGTTTTGGCATGAGGCGTTAGTGCGGGGCAATTACCACTTGCGTTGGACGGAGCGCAACACGGAACTGCAAGGCAAAACTCTGGGCATCATCGGGTTCGGGCATGTCGGGAGAGCAGTGGCGCAACGGGCGAAAGCGTTCGGATTGCAGTTGCTTGTGCACGACCCGTTGGTGCCTGAAGAAGTGATTGAGGCGTTGGGAGCAGCGTGTGTCGCGCTGGACGAACTGTTGCGCCGCAGCGATTTCGTGACGCTCCATGTGCCTTTGACGGAGCAGACACGCCACCTCATCAACCGCGAACGGGTCGCGCTGATGAAGCAGGGTGCGCTGCTCATCAACACGGCGCGGGGCGAGGTATGCGATTTGGATGCCCTTTACGACGGGCTGCAATCGGGGCGACTGGCAGGCGTGGCGCTGGATGTGTTCCCGAACGAGCCGCCCGATGTGAGTCACCCGCTGTTTCGTCACCCGCACTTTCTCGGCACGCCGCATGTCGCCGCCCACACGCCTGAAACTTTGGAGCGGATGGCGCTGGTCGTCGCCGAACAAGTGCTCAAAGTGCTACGAGGCGAAGAACCTGATTTTGCCGTTGTGTAA
- the tpx gene encoding putative thiol peroxidase codes for MAQVPERVGVVTFRGSPLTLLGPDLQVGEKAPDFRVVDLDLNPVTLRDFAGKVLLISVTPSLDTPVCDAQGRKFNELAASLSDDVVVANISVDLPFAQRRWCGANDITRIKVFSDYQERDFGLKYGVLIKELKLLARSVWIVDKDGVIRYKQLVPEVTNEPDYDAALAALRQVVGA; via the coding sequence ATGGCGCAAGTGCCGGAGCGCGTGGGCGTCGTGACTTTTCGGGGCAGCCCGCTGACGCTGCTTGGTCCCGACCTGCAGGTCGGCGAAAAAGCGCCCGATTTTCGCGTCGTGGATTTGGACTTGAACCCCGTGACGCTGCGGGATTTCGCGGGTAAAGTGCTGCTCATTTCCGTCACGCCGTCGCTGGACACGCCTGTCTGCGATGCGCAGGGGCGCAAGTTCAACGAACTGGCGGCAAGCCTTTCAGACGATGTGGTCGTCGCCAACATCAGCGTGGATTTGCCCTTCGCGCAGCGCCGTTGGTGTGGCGCCAACGACATTACCCGAATCAAGGTCTTCAGCGATTACCAAGAGCGCGATTTTGGGCTCAAATACGGCGTCCTCATCAAGGAGCTGAAATTGCTGGCACGCTCGGTCTGGATCGTGGACAAGGACGGCGTTATCCGCTACAAGCAACTCGTGCCTGAAGTGACGAACGAGCCCGACTATGACGCCGCGTTGGCGGCGCTCAGGCAAGTCGTCGGGGCGTAA